One Magnetospirillum sp. 15-1 DNA window includes the following coding sequences:
- a CDS encoding DUF5989 family protein, with amino-acid sequence MSFLIELWQFLRERKKFWLLPILIMMVVFGGLIVLSQGSAVAPFIYTLF; translated from the coding sequence GTGAGCTTCCTCATCGAGCTTTGGCAGTTCCTGCGCGAACGCAAGAAGTTCTGGCTGCTGCCCATCCTGATCATGATGGTGGTGTTCGGCGGCCTGATCGTGCTGTCGCAGGGCTCGGCGGTGGCACCCTTCATCTATACCCTGTTCTGA
- a CDS encoding SxtJ family membrane protein, translating to MSTSQGAIDGGSHARKVEMGSERSFGLVFAAVFAVVALLPLKDGGEPRLWAGAVAVGFLLAALVVPKALRPLNRLWFLVGMALHHVVTPLVMGLLFFLTVTPIALIMRALGKDPLRLNRDDAAASYWINRTPPGPAPDSMRRQF from the coding sequence ATGAGCACGTCACAGGGCGCCATCGACGGTGGGTCCCATGCCCGCAAGGTCGAGATGGGTTCCGAGCGGTCGTTCGGTCTGGTCTTCGCCGCTGTCTTCGCCGTCGTCGCCCTGTTGCCGCTCAAGGATGGCGGTGAGCCCCGGTTGTGGGCCGGAGCGGTCGCCGTGGGATTCCTGCTGGCGGCCCTGGTGGTTCCCAAGGCTCTCAGGCCGCTCAACAGGCTGTGGTTCCTGGTCGGCATGGCGTTGCATCACGTGGTGACGCCGCTGGTCATGGGGCTGCTGTTCTTCCTGACCGTGACGCCCATCGCCCTGATCATGCGCGCGCTGGGCAAGGACCCGCTGCGCCTGAACCGCGATGACGCCGCCGCCAGCTATTGGATCAATCGCACCCCGCCGGGCCCGGCGCCCGACAGCATGCGGCGCCAGTTCTAG
- a CDS encoding D-sedoheptulose 7-phosphate isomerase, whose product MKYAAFLDQQIAEHAETLAVTGAAVREPFQRLVQACLDSLAAGGKILFFGNGGSAADAQHLATELVIRYRYNRKALAALALTTDTSLLTACANDFSYEEIFSRQIEALGRPGDVAIGITTSGNSPNVLTALAVARDMGLVAAGFSGRDGGKMVGLADPLLVVPSSVTARIQEMHILIGHALCDRVEAVAAPA is encoded by the coding sequence ATGAAATACGCCGCCTTTCTCGATCAGCAGATCGCGGAGCACGCCGAGACACTGGCGGTTACCGGCGCGGCGGTGCGCGAACCCTTTCAGCGTCTGGTCCAGGCCTGTCTCGACAGCCTGGCGGCGGGTGGCAAGATCCTGTTCTTCGGCAACGGTGGCTCGGCCGCCGACGCTCAGCACCTGGCGACCGAACTGGTGATCCGTTACCGCTACAACCGCAAGGCCCTGGCGGCGCTGGCGCTGACCACCGACACCTCGCTGCTGACCGCCTGCGCCAACGACTTCTCCTACGAGGAAATCTTCTCGCGCCAGATCGAGGCGCTGGGCCGGCCCGGCGACGTGGCCATCGGCATCACCACCTCGGGCAACAGCCCGAACGTGCTGACCGCCCTGGCGGTGGCCCGCGACATGGGTCTGGTGGCGGCCGGCTTCTCGGGCCGCGACGGCGGCAAGATGGTGGGACTGGCCGACCCGCTGCTGGTGGTGCCGTCCAGCGTCACCGCCCGTATCCAGGAGATGCATATTCTGATCGGCCATGCGCTGTGCGACCGGGTGGAAGCCGTGGCGGCTCCGGCCTGA
- a CDS encoding NAD-glutamate dehydrogenase encodes MALARRWGRAFPASYRESHGVLAAVADVGRIQAASGGDIVLNLYRPVEAEPYQGRLKLYRSGHPVPLSGILPMLEAMGLVVIAEVPHEIVPASGGGTVWVHDFEVESADGSPLDVAERRDLFHDALAAVWRGDADSDGFNRLVLSAGLSWREIMVLRAYTKYLRQTGITYSQAYIEQALSGNADMAAALVRLFLAIFDPKGESGDGGHIEASLLAGLDKVVSADDDRILRRFLNLIRSTLRTNYFQTDGGGRPKAYLSFKLDSKAVDELPAPRPLVEVFVYSPRVEAIHLRGGKVARGGIRWSDRREDFRTEILGLMKAQMVKNAVIVPVGAKGGFVVKRPPATGGREAYLAEGIECYKILMRGLLDLTDNLTPEGVRPPPDVLRRDGDDPYLVVAADKGTATFSDIANSVSLEYGHWLGDAFASGGSQGYDHKKMGITAKGAWVAVERHFREMGVDTRSEDFTVVGVGDMSGDVFGNGMLRSPHARLVAAFNHAHIFLDPDPDPQKTFAERERLFVAAKAWPDYDTSTISEGGGIWPRTAKTIAISPQVRARFGIESDSLTPTELIRALLKAPVDLLFLGGIGTYVKASGESNAEAGDRANDSLRINGAEVGAKVVGEGANLGFTQLGRIEYAIGGAGGGGGRIDTDAIDNSAGVDCSDHEVNIKILVNDLVAAGDLTPKQRDKLLVEMTGEVGALVLRDNYLQTQALTMLQAQGAELLDAEARFMRLLEKSGRLDRGIEFLPTDETLTERAAKKQGFTRPELAVLLAYGKIWLYDHILASELPDDPFMAIDLTNYFPTALRDRFGHDVQRHRLRREIVATVVTNSMVNRVGGAFVSELMETTGHPPAQVARAYIVARDAFRMREVWRAIEELDGKVPAAAQTAMQIEANRLVERATMWVLRSMPSPFALGAGIAELSPGVKALEGAVPTILPPDAAAAVLARIEYFVGQGVPHDLAQRVGNLIVLASAADILRIATRQDLSIETAGRLYFAVGARFSLGWLRASAEKLSGQGHWLKLAAAAAIEDLYGHQRDITSVVAASYPGLEPDAAVQSWLEANRAAVERAETLLAELKAASHIDLSMITVANRQLRTLTESGVAAAGGKG; translated from the coding sequence GTGGCGCTGGCGCGGCGCTGGGGCCGGGCGTTCCCGGCGTCCTACCGCGAAAGCCATGGTGTCCTGGCGGCGGTGGCCGACGTGGGACGCATCCAGGCGGCGTCGGGCGGCGACATCGTGCTCAACCTCTACCGTCCGGTGGAGGCCGAACCTTATCAGGGCCGGCTGAAGCTCTACCGCTCCGGCCATCCGGTGCCCCTGTCCGGTATCCTGCCCATGCTGGAGGCCATGGGGCTGGTGGTCATCGCCGAGGTCCCTCACGAGATCGTTCCCGCCTCCGGCGGCGGGACGGTGTGGGTCCATGATTTCGAGGTGGAAAGCGCCGATGGCTCGCCGCTCGACGTGGCCGAGCGGCGCGACCTGTTCCACGACGCCCTGGCGGCGGTGTGGCGGGGCGACGCCGACAGCGACGGCTTCAACCGGCTGGTATTGTCGGCCGGCCTGTCGTGGCGGGAAATCATGGTGCTGCGCGCCTACACCAAGTACCTGCGCCAGACCGGCATCACCTACAGCCAGGCCTATATCGAGCAGGCCCTGAGCGGCAATGCCGACATGGCGGCCGCCTTGGTGCGGCTGTTCCTCGCCATCTTCGATCCCAAGGGGGAATCGGGCGACGGGGGCCATATCGAGGCGTCGCTGCTGGCCGGCCTGGACAAAGTGGTCAGCGCCGATGACGACCGCATCCTGCGGCGTTTCCTCAACCTGATCCGTTCCACTTTAAGAACGAATTACTTCCAGACCGATGGCGGCGGCAGGCCCAAGGCCTATCTGTCCTTCAAGCTGGATTCCAAGGCGGTGGACGAGTTGCCGGCCCCCCGGCCCCTGGTGGAGGTGTTCGTCTACAGCCCGCGTGTCGAGGCCATCCACCTCAGAGGCGGCAAGGTGGCGCGCGGCGGCATCCGCTGGTCCGACCGGCGCGAGGATTTCCGTACCGAGATCCTGGGCCTGATGAAGGCCCAGATGGTCAAGAACGCAGTGATCGTTCCGGTGGGCGCCAAGGGCGGTTTCGTGGTGAAGCGCCCGCCGGCCACCGGCGGGCGCGAGGCGTATCTGGCCGAGGGCATCGAGTGCTATAAGATTCTGATGCGCGGCCTGCTGGACCTCACCGACAACCTGACGCCGGAAGGGGTCAGGCCGCCCCCGGACGTGCTGCGCCGGGACGGCGACGACCCCTATCTGGTGGTGGCCGCCGACAAGGGCACCGCCACCTTCTCCGACATCGCCAATTCGGTTTCGCTGGAATACGGCCACTGGCTGGGCGATGCCTTCGCCTCCGGCGGTTCCCAGGGCTACGACCACAAGAAGATGGGCATCACCGCCAAGGGGGCCTGGGTGGCGGTGGAACGCCATTTCCGCGAGATGGGCGTCGATACCCGGAGCGAGGATTTCACGGTGGTGGGCGTGGGCGACATGTCGGGCGACGTGTTCGGCAACGGCATGCTGCGCTCGCCCCATGCCCGGCTGGTCGCCGCCTTCAATCACGCCCACATCTTCCTCGACCCCGATCCCGACCCGCAAAAGACCTTCGCCGAGCGCGAGCGGCTGTTCGTTGCCGCCAAGGCCTGGCCCGATTACGACACCTCGACTATCTCGGAAGGCGGCGGCATCTGGCCGCGCACCGCCAAGACCATTGCCATCAGCCCTCAGGTCAGGGCTCGTTTCGGTATCGAGTCAGATAGTCTGACGCCGACCGAGCTGATCCGCGCCCTGCTCAAGGCGCCGGTGGACCTGCTGTTCCTGGGCGGCATTGGCACCTATGTGAAGGCGTCGGGCGAAAGCAACGCCGAGGCCGGCGACCGGGCCAACGATTCCCTGCGCATCAACGGCGCGGAGGTTGGTGCCAAGGTGGTGGGCGAGGGCGCCAATCTGGGCTTCACCCAGCTGGGCCGCATCGAATACGCCATCGGCGGGGCGGGCGGCGGGGGCGGGCGCATCGATACCGACGCCATCGACAATTCCGCCGGGGTGGATTGCTCGGACCACGAGGTCAACATCAAGATCCTGGTCAACGACCTGGTGGCGGCGGGCGATCTTACCCCCAAGCAGCGCGACAAGCTGCTGGTCGAGATGACCGGGGAAGTGGGTGCCCTGGTGCTGCGCGACAATTACCTTCAGACCCAGGCGCTGACCATGCTTCAGGCCCAGGGCGCCGAGCTGCTGGACGCCGAGGCCCGCTTCATGCGCCTGCTGGAAAAGAGCGGGCGGCTGGACCGGGGCATCGAGTTCCTGCCCACCGACGAGACGCTGACCGAGCGGGCGGCGAAGAAGCAGGGCTTCACCCGTCCCGAACTGGCGGTGCTGCTGGCCTACGGCAAGATCTGGCTCTATGACCATATCCTGGCCTCGGAACTGCCCGACGATCCCTTCATGGCCATCGACCTGACCAACTACTTTCCCACGGCGCTCCGGGATCGTTTCGGTCACGATGTCCAGCGCCACCGGCTGCGGCGGGAAATCGTCGCCACGGTGGTGACCAATTCCATGGTCAACCGGGTGGGCGGCGCCTTCGTCTCGGAACTGATGGAGACCACCGGCCATCCCCCGGCCCAGGTGGCCAGGGCCTATATCGTGGCGCGCGACGCCTTCCGCATGCGCGAAGTCTGGCGGGCCATCGAGGAGCTGGACGGCAAGGTGCCGGCCGCCGCCCAGACCGCCATGCAGATCGAGGCCAACCGGCTGGTGGAGCGCGCCACCATGTGGGTGCTGCGTTCCATGCCGTCGCCCTTTGCCCTGGGGGCGGGCATCGCCGAGCTGTCGCCCGGTGTCAAGGCGCTGGAAGGCGCCGTGCCCACCATCCTGCCGCCCGATGCGGCCGCCGCGGTTCTGGCCCGCATCGAGTATTTCGTCGGCCAGGGCGTTCCCCACGATCTGGCCCAGCGGGTCGGCAACCTGATCGTCCTGGCCTCGGCCGCCGACATCCTGCGCATCGCCACCCGTCAGGACCTGTCCATCGAGACGGCCGGGCGCCTCTATTTCGCGGTGGGAGCCCGGTTCTCGCTGGGCTGGCTGCGCGCCTCGGCCGAAAAGCTGTCGGGACAGGGCCACTGGCTGAAGCTGGCGGCGGCGGCGGCCATCGAGGACCTCTATGGCCATCAGCGCGATATCACCAGCGTGGTGGCGGCCTCCTATCCCGGCCTCGAGCCCGACGCGGCGGTCCAGTCCTGGCTGGAGGCCAACCGGGCGGCGGTGGAGCGGGCCGAGACCCTGCTGGCCGAGCTGAAGGCGGCGTCCCATATCGATCTGTCCATGATCACGGTGGCCAACCGGCAATTGCGTACCCTGACCGAGTCGGGTGTTGCGGCGGCAGGCGGGAAGGGCTAA
- a CDS encoding NAD-glutamate dehydrogenase domain-containing protein, with the protein MEISAYLDRRIADLSDTLAKAGAERLIRAYASGIPLADLAEADPELVYGAALGLFAFMRERQPGVPSIRVFDPDLDRHGWVSSHSVVEIVNDDMPFLVDSVAMELARRGIKVHLLVHPVVRVDRDGAGMLRQVTANGWRAPCRNRSCMWRSTVSRWKSRSSWPPRWPISWGR; encoded by the coding sequence ATGGAAATCTCCGCTTATCTGGATCGGCGCATCGCCGACTTGTCCGATACCCTGGCCAAGGCTGGCGCCGAACGCCTGATCCGTGCCTATGCCTCCGGCATTCCCCTGGCCGATCTGGCCGAGGCCGATCCCGAGTTGGTTTATGGCGCGGCGCTGGGCCTGTTCGCCTTCATGCGCGAGCGTCAGCCGGGGGTTCCATCCATCCGGGTGTTCGATCCCGATCTTGACCGCCACGGCTGGGTGTCCAGCCATTCGGTGGTGGAAATCGTCAACGACGACATGCCGTTCCTGGTGGATTCGGTGGCCATGGAACTGGCCCGGCGCGGCATCAAGGTGCATCTGCTGGTCCATCCCGTGGTGCGGGTCGACCGCGACGGGGCGGGAATGCTGCGCCAGGTGACGGCCAACGGCTGGCGGGCGCCTTGCAGGAATCGGTCATGCATGTGGAGATCGACCGTCAGCCGGTGGAAGTCCAGGAGCAGCTGGCCGCCACGCTGGCCGATATCCTGGGGCAGGTAA
- a CDS encoding 4'-phosphopantetheinyl transferase superfamily protein, translated as METRRLARSLLPPGRWGIGADKDGRPLILPAGAGDLSLSHAGGWAAAALVEDGRVGVDIEVVREGRNVRILAERFLSPAECRVVVAEGQPAFLAFWTMREAVSKLWGRGLAEALALDGSILPAGRNSRCAGLSQGRPWVMAHRQMGEVQLALAWSPPDSVPGEQAEALVWDAVTALAD; from the coding sequence CTGGAAACCCGGCGTCTGGCCCGCTCGCTGCTGCCGCCCGGCCGCTGGGGCATCGGTGCCGATAAGGACGGGCGCCCGCTGATTCTGCCCGCCGGGGCCGGAGACCTGTCCCTCTCCCATGCCGGGGGCTGGGCGGCGGCGGCGCTGGTCGAAGACGGGCGCGTCGGTGTCGACATCGAGGTCGTCCGGGAGGGACGGAATGTCCGGATTCTGGCCGAGCGTTTTCTGTCTCCCGCCGAGTGCCGCGTGGTGGTCGCCGAGGGCCAGCCCGCCTTTCTGGCCTTCTGGACCATGCGGGAAGCGGTGTCCAAGCTGTGGGGCCGGGGACTGGCCGAGGCTCTGGCCCTGGACGGATCGATTCTGCCCGCCGGCCGCAATTCCCGCTGTGCCGGCCTATCGCAGGGACGGCCCTGGGTGATGGCCCACCGCCAGATGGGCGAGGTGCAATTGGCCCTGGCCTGGTCGCCGCCGGATTCCGTGCCGGGCGAGCAGGCGGAGGCGCTGGTATGGGACGCCGTGACGGCCCTTGCCGACTGA
- a CDS encoding SGNH/GDSL hydrolase family protein, whose protein sequence is MMAGRTSMGRVVAINLGVLLAGLVVAELVFGSWLFGPSWGTMNIPRDVHRVFDVSGLYGGPKDAVYSRDRWGLRGSYKDPGAIQILTIGGSTTDQRFIGDGQTWQDYLSQALGGAVVVNAGIDGQSTVGHLRAFDRWLSQIPGLKPRFVLAYIGVNDAHLQGRQQWDEMASPTVWRRVERYVANHSALVQVVSTIQGTLKARNAHVVHGGTDVAHGPWVAGPAPAPGQAVDPVLLDAYQQRVAALIARIRTMGAQAVIVTQSRSDYRVDGDGRPLGRVSASGAVDFGSWAMQTAFNRRALAACEQAGAVCIDLGGRLTFEDGDFYDWVHTTPAGNRRIADWLASRLAPTLR, encoded by the coding sequence ATGATGGCCGGGCGTACCTCCATGGGGCGGGTCGTCGCCATCAATCTCGGGGTTCTCCTGGCCGGGCTGGTGGTTGCCGAACTGGTGTTCGGCAGTTGGCTGTTCGGCCCCAGTTGGGGAACCATGAACATTCCCCGCGACGTCCATCGGGTCTTCGATGTCAGCGGCCTCTACGGCGGACCCAAGGATGCCGTCTACAGCCGCGACCGCTGGGGATTGCGTGGTTCTTACAAGGACCCGGGCGCCATCCAGATCCTGACCATCGGCGGTTCGACCACGGACCAGCGCTTCATCGGCGACGGCCAGACCTGGCAGGATTACCTGTCGCAGGCCCTGGGCGGTGCGGTGGTGGTCAATGCCGGCATCGACGGCCAGTCGACGGTGGGCCATCTGCGGGCCTTCGATCGCTGGCTGTCGCAGATTCCCGGCCTGAAGCCGCGCTTCGTCCTGGCCTATATCGGGGTCAACGACGCCCATCTGCAGGGTCGGCAGCAATGGGACGAGATGGCTTCGCCCACCGTCTGGCGCCGTGTCGAGCGCTATGTCGCCAATCATTCCGCCCTGGTGCAGGTGGTCTCGACCATCCAGGGGACGCTGAAGGCCCGCAACGCCCACGTGGTGCACGGCGGCACCGACGTGGCGCACGGTCCCTGGGTGGCGGGGCCGGCGCCCGCGCCCGGACAGGCGGTCGACCCCGTCCTGCTCGACGCCTATCAGCAACGGGTCGCCGCCCTGATCGCCCGTATCAGGACCATGGGAGCCCAGGCGGTCATCGTCACCCAAAGCCGTTCCGACTACCGGGTCGATGGCGACGGCCGGCCGTTGGGACGAGTGTCGGCCTCCGGCGCGGTGGATTTCGGCTCCTGGGCCATGCAGACCGCCTTCAACCGTCGGGCTCTGGCCGCCTGCGAGCAGGCGGGTGCCGTCTGCATCGACCTGGGCGGCCGGCTGACCTTCGAGGACGGTGATTTCTACGACTGGGTCCACACCACGCCGGCCGGCAACCGCCGCATCGCCGACTGGCTGGCATCCCGGCTGGCGCCGACCCTGCGCTGA
- the holA gene encoding DNA polymerase III subunit delta, translating to MKLSGSRVEAFVKAPDPSVRAVLVFGPDLGLVRERVQRLIRSVVPDASDPFRVAELSPAALKEIPSRLADEAAAMALGGGRRVVVLRDAGDGQSGAVSSFLARPMGDALVVVEGGELGPRSSLRKLFEGADNAAALACYGDEGGSLAGVIQEELKAAGLMAEPDAMAYLVEHLGGDRRLTRAELGKLALYMGGPGRVSLDDAVACVGDTAALGLDDLALSTADGDHAGAQRVLDRLLREGGQPVGMLRSVSRHFQRLHLAAGLMAQGKSADQAMAALKPPVIFKAADRFRRQLSRWPADRVGKALDLLTEAEVDCKTTGMPAAEITSRALMMIARAAARR from the coding sequence ATGAAGCTGAGCGGGTCGCGGGTCGAGGCGTTCGTCAAGGCGCCGGACCCGTCCGTCCGTGCCGTCCTGGTGTTCGGCCCCGATCTGGGGCTGGTGCGCGAAAGGGTGCAGCGGCTGATCCGCTCGGTGGTCCCTGACGCTTCCGATCCCTTCCGGGTCGCCGAGCTTTCTCCCGCCGCGCTGAAGGAGATTCCCTCCCGTCTCGCCGACGAAGCCGCCGCCATGGCTCTGGGCGGCGGACGGCGCGTGGTGGTGCTGCGCGATGCCGGCGATGGCCAGAGCGGGGCGGTGTCGTCGTTCCTGGCCCGGCCCATGGGTGATGCCCTGGTGGTGGTGGAGGGCGGCGAGCTCGGGCCGCGTTCGTCGCTGCGCAAGCTGTTCGAAGGCGCCGACAACGCCGCCGCCCTGGCCTGCTACGGCGACGAGGGCGGTTCGCTGGCCGGGGTGATCCAGGAAGAACTCAAGGCCGCCGGTCTGATGGCCGAACCCGACGCCATGGCCTATCTGGTCGAGCATCTGGGCGGCGACCGCCGTCTGACCCGTGCCGAGTTGGGCAAGCTGGCGCTTTACATGGGGGGGCCTGGGCGGGTGAGCCTGGACGACGCCGTCGCCTGCGTGGGTGATACCGCCGCCCTGGGTCTGGACGATCTGGCGTTGTCCACCGCCGATGGGGATCATGCCGGGGCGCAGCGGGTCCTTGACCGCCTGCTGCGCGAGGGTGGCCAGCCGGTGGGCATGCTGCGTTCGGTGTCGCGGCACTTTCAGCGCCTGCATCTGGCCGCCGGTCTGATGGCCCAGGGCAAGTCGGCGGATCAGGCCATGGCCGCCCTGAAGCCGCCGGTGATCTTCAAGGCGGCGGACCGGTTCCGCCGCCAGTTGTCGCGCTGGCCCGCCGACCGGGTGGGCAAGGCGCTGGACCTGCTGACCGAGGCCGAGGTCGATTGCAAGACCACCGGCATGCCGGCGGCCGAGATTACCTCGCGGGCGCTGATGATGATCGCCCGAGCGGCAGCGAGACGATGA
- the lptE gene encoding LPS assembly lipoprotein LptE: MWWSRALLLFAVLALGPAGCGFRPMYGTPSGAASGVDADLAAIRVGPIKDRVGQQLRNALLQRLSPRGEAADYTYNLDVTLSETVSNLGFRKDTFATAANLAMTAQVILTRNGQSILGENVTTTVYFDHLGPRYASVATERDAEERALNQLADDIRNRIAAAIQRYQANPNDERYRQRSIFRNEAGEARR; this comes from the coding sequence ATGTGGTGGTCTAGAGCGCTTCTTCTGTTCGCTGTTCTGGCGCTGGGTCCGGCGGGCTGCGGCTTCAGGCCCATGTACGGCACGCCGAGCGGCGCGGCATCCGGCGTGGATGCCGATCTTGCCGCCATCCGCGTCGGTCCGATCAAGGACCGCGTCGGACAGCAATTGCGCAACGCCCTGCTGCAGCGCCTGTCGCCCCGGGGCGAGGCGGCCGACTACACCTACAATCTCGACGTTACCTTGAGCGAGACGGTGAGCAATCTCGGGTTCCGCAAGGATACCTTCGCCACCGCCGCCAATCTCGCCATGACGGCCCAGGTCATATTGACCCGCAACGGCCAGAGCATTCTGGGCGAAAACGTCACCACCACCGTCTATTTCGACCATCTGGGGCCGCGTTACGCCAGTGTGGCGACGGAGCGCGACGCCGAGGAGCGGGCGCTCAACCAGCTGGCGGACGATATTCGCAACCGTATCGCGGCGGCCATTCAACGATATCAGGCCAATCCCAACGACGAACGCTATCGCCAGCGCTCGATTTTCCGCAACGAAGCCGGCGAGGCGCGCCGATGA